A single window of Eucalyptus grandis isolate ANBG69807.140 chromosome 1, ASM1654582v1, whole genome shotgun sequence DNA harbors:
- the LOC104443779 gene encoding cytochrome P450 94A2: MELFSLQSVLLLSIFLYLYLYVFLPPSHIKHTKTPGFRLYPVVGVLPDFLWNRHRFLDWMAGVLRSAPTNSVVFWRPGGVRGVLTANPAVVEHALKTHFENYPKGDKFIALLRDFLGEGIFNSDGELWRVQRKTASYEFNTRSLRQFVMHNVTVEIESRLVPILSRAEAAGRVLDLQDLLERFAFDNICKLAFNVDPGCLAGDGTGEGEFMRAFEEAARISSERFMSAFPLLWVLKRRLNVGSERRLRESIATVHKFAEDIIRSRMEESREAHDEDLLSRFIGHESVYENGSASTEFLRDIVISFILAGRDTTSSALTWFFWLLSLHPEVERKILSELEKIRKQSGKSSGDPYSIHELRDMHYLHAAISEAMRLYPPVPVDTKACLEDDVLPDGTFIGKGWFLSYDTHAMGRMDGIWGENCHEFVPERWIDESGLCRTESPFKYPVFHAGPRMCLGKDMAFIQMKSIAASVLERFEIDVLGQDATREHQLSLTLRMKGGLPVRVRKRCMD; the protein is encoded by the exons ATGGAACTCTTCTCTCTCCAGTCCGTTCTCCTCCTCTCCATCTtcctctacctctacctctaCGTCTTCCTGCCACCTTCCCACATCAAGCACACCAAGACCCCCGGCTTCCGCCTCTACCCCGTCGTCGGAGTCCTGCCGGACTTCCTCTGGAACCGCCACCGCTTCCTCGACTGGATGGCCGGCGTCCTCCGCTCCGCCCCCACCAATAGCGTCGTCTTCTGGCGCCCCGGCGGCGTCCGTGGCGTCCTCACCGCGAACCCCGCCGTCGTGGAGCACGCGCTCAAGACCCACTTCGAGAACTACCCGAAGGGCGACAAGTTCATCGCCCTCCTCCGCGACTTCCTCGGCGAGGGGATCTTCAACTCCGACGGCGAGCTCTGGCGGGTCCAGCGCAAGACGGCGAGCTACGAGTTCAACACCCGGTCGCTGAGGCAATTCGTCATGCACAACGTGACCGTGGAGATTGAGTCCCGGCTGGTCCCGATCCTGTCCCGGGCCGAGGCGGCGGGCCGCGTCCTGGACCTGCAGGACCTGCTCGAGCGCTTCGCGTTCGATAACATATGCAAGCTCGCCTTCAACGTCGACCCCGGGTGCCTCGCCGGCGACGGCACCGGCGAGGGGGAGTTCATGCGGGCGTTCGAGGAGGCCGCGAGGATCAGCTCCGAGCGGTTCATGTCCGCCTTCCCGCTGCTGTGGGTGCTCAAGAGGCGGCTCAACGTGGGGTCGGAGCGCCGGCTGAGGGAGTCGATCGCGACCGTCCACAAGTTCGCGGAGGACATCATACGGTCGCGGATGGAAGAGAGCAGGGAGGCTCACGACGAGGATTTGCTCTCGCGATTCATCGGCCACGAAAGC GTCTATGAGAATGGCTCTGCCTCGACCGAGTTCCTCCGAGACATCGTGATCAGCTTCATCCTCGCAGGGCGCGACACCACGTCGTCGGCTCTGACCTGGTTCTTCTGGCTGCTCTCTCTCCATCCGGAAGTGGAGCGGAAGATCTTGAGCGAGCTCGAGAAAATCCGGAAGCAAAGCGGGAAGAGTTCTGGCGACCCGTACAGTATCCATGAACTGAGGGACATGCACTACCTGCACGCGGCCATCTCGGAGGCGATGCGGTTGTATCCGCCTGTGCCGGTGGACACAAAGGCCTGCCTGGAGGACGACGTCTTGCCGGACGGGACCTTCATTGGGAAGGGCTGGTTCCTTTCGTATGACACGCACGCGATGGGAAGGATGGATGGGATATGGGGTGAGAACTGCCACGAGTTTGTCCCCGAGAGGTGGATCGACGAGAGCGGGTTGTGCCGGACGGAGAGCCCGTTCAAGTACCCAGTTTTCCACGCGGGCCCGAGGATGTGCCTCGGGAAGGACATGGCGTTCATCCAGATGAAGTCGATTGCCGCCTCCGTGCTGGAGAGGTTCGAGATCGACGTGCTGGGTCAAGACGCGACCCGCGAGCACCAGCTGTCATTGACGCTGAGGATGAAGGGTGGACTTCCCGTGAGGGTGCGGAAGAGATGCATGGACTGA